Proteins encoded by one window of Bacillus rossius redtenbacheri isolate Brsri chromosome 3, Brsri_v3, whole genome shotgun sequence:
- the LOC134530197 gene encoding uncharacterized protein LOC134530197: MGEADDEAAAKGDGVPDEPPAPKKTATSVRVLTVLAYTLSVSLAAILLSLYYVFLWDPQLAGAARRVAEPPAAQTARAVSGELFHVTNHTDPEAYERQRVDNSTSSHY, encoded by the exons ATGGGCGAGGCGGACGACGAGGCGGCGGCGAAGGGAGACGGAGTCCCGGACGAGCCGCCCGCGCCGAAGAAGACCGCCACGTCAGTGCGGGTGCTGACGGTGCTGGCCTACACGCTGTCCGTGTCGCTGGCCGCCATCTTGCTGTCGCTGTACTACGTGTTCCTGTGGGACCCGCAGCTGGCCGGAGCCGCGAGGAGGGTGGCCGAGCCCCCAGCGGC CCAAACGGCACGTGCAGTCTCAGGCGAACTCTTCCACGTCACCAATCATACAGATCCTGAAGCGTATGAACGACAGCGTGTAGACAACAGCACATCATCACATTACTGA